In Pseudoalteromonas sp. MM1, a single window of DNA contains:
- the dkgB gene encoding 2,5-didehydrogluconate reductase DkgB: MNINLNTMPKLGMGTFRLEDEVAYNSVKMALEVGYKHIDTAQIYGNEAQVGQAISDSGVARADIFITTKVWNANLNKASFIDSVKESLNKLQTDYVDLLLIHWPSPENDEPMEEYLGELVKAKELGLAKNIGVSNFTIDLLKQAMAILPNGEIFTNQVEVHPYLTNESLREFCSENNIHVTGYMPFAVGKVLKDETIIDIANSHNKAPSEVVIAWALANGLTTIPSSTKRSNLITNLAGPDLTLSAKEITAIDQLNKNDRQASPDFSPQWDN, encoded by the coding sequence ATGAACATAAATTTAAACACAATGCCAAAATTAGGTATGGGTACTTTTCGCTTAGAAGACGAAGTGGCTTACAACTCTGTAAAAATGGCGTTAGAAGTTGGTTATAAGCATATAGATACTGCACAAATTTATGGCAACGAAGCGCAAGTAGGCCAAGCTATTAGTGACAGCGGCGTAGCTAGAGCCGATATTTTTATCACTACAAAAGTATGGAATGCTAACTTAAACAAAGCATCATTCATTGATAGTGTTAAAGAAAGCCTAAATAAACTGCAAACTGATTATGTAGATTTGTTATTGATACACTGGCCATCTCCAGAGAACGATGAACCGATGGAAGAGTATTTAGGTGAGCTAGTTAAAGCTAAAGAGCTAGGCCTTGCTAAAAATATTGGCGTATCAAATTTCACTATTGACTTGCTTAAACAGGCTATGGCTATTTTGCCTAACGGTGAAATTTTTACTAACCAAGTAGAAGTTCACCCTTACTTAACAAACGAGTCATTACGCGAATTTTGCAGTGAAAATAACATTCATGTGACAGGTTATATGCCATTTGCTGTTGGTAAAGTTCTCAAAGATGAAACCATTATTGATATTGCCAATAGTCATAATAAGGCTCCTTCTGAGGTTGTTATTGCGTGGGCACTTGCGAATGGATTAACAACGATTCCTTCATCAACTAAAAGAAGTAATCTAATAACTAATTTAGCTGGCCCTGATTTAACACTTAGTGCTAAAGAAATAACCGCGATTGATCAATTAAATAAAAACGATCGCCAAGCATCACCTGACTTTTCTCCACAGTGGGATAACTAA
- a CDS encoding LLM class flavin-dependent oxidoreductase, whose product MTIDKLKNLGFSIGVELPLDNDWSRDGQQKRIKEGKPFGVPDMSQHKERIILADELGFSTAWVRDVPLYDPNFGDAAQVFEAFTYLGYLAGITNNILLGTAAVVLPLRQPWLVKKSANTMAELSNNRLILGVASGDRPSEYPLFNVDYAARGQLFREAIEVLKDESDSQLQPGQKIYPQVAQYPIYAAGLAQQSPQFIGENLDGWLAYPGTPDDHVKRVALWRSVAGDKPYVSFIHLDFVDNPDAPIERHHFGVRTGVNGLIKELNSMKAAGVDHIGLHFRRNEINIEQSMEDIAKNVLPVFHK is encoded by the coding sequence ATGACTATTGATAAATTAAAAAACTTGGGCTTTTCAATTGGTGTTGAACTGCCACTAGACAATGACTGGTCAAGAGATGGCCAACAAAAACGAATTAAAGAAGGCAAGCCTTTTGGTGTGCCTGATATGTCGCAGCATAAAGAGCGCATTATATTAGCCGATGAGCTTGGCTTTAGTACTGCATGGGTAAGAGACGTGCCACTGTACGACCCTAACTTTGGTGATGCTGCACAAGTATTTGAAGCGTTTACATACTTAGGCTACCTAGCGGGTATTACAAACAATATTTTACTAGGTACTGCGGCTGTTGTTCTGCCATTAAGACAGCCTTGGCTTGTGAAAAAATCAGCGAACACAATGGCTGAGCTAAGCAACAACCGCTTAATTTTAGGTGTAGCAAGTGGTGATAGACCCTCAGAATATCCTTTATTTAATGTTGATTACGCCGCTCGTGGCCAGCTTTTTAGAGAAGCTATTGAGGTGTTAAAGGATGAGTCTGACTCTCAATTACAACCGGGGCAAAAAATATACCCTCAAGTAGCGCAATACCCTATTTACGCCGCAGGCCTTGCACAACAATCGCCGCAATTTATAGGTGAAAACCTCGATGGATGGTTAGCGTATCCAGGTACACCTGACGATCATGTAAAACGTGTAGCGCTATGGCGAAGCGTTGCAGGTGACAAACCTTATGTAAGCTTTATTCATTTAGATTTTGTAGACAACCCAGACGCACCCATTGAGAGACACCACTTTGGGGTTAGAACCGGAGTCAATGGCTTAATAAAAGAGCTAAACAGCATGAAGGCTGCTGGCGTAGATCATATTGGCCTTCATTTTAGACGCAATGAAATAAATATCGAACAAAGCATGGAAGACATAGCAAAAAATGTCTTACCCGTTTTTCATAAATAA
- a CDS encoding MFS transporter, which produces MPLALLALTLSAFAIGTTEFVIVGLVPTIAADLGVSLPSAGLLVSLYALGVAIGAPVLTALTGRWNRKSVLLVLMALFVAGNLLAWQAPSYETLIVARILTGLAHGVFFSIGSTIATSLVAKEKEASAIAIMFTGLTVALVTGVPLGTWIGQELGWRATFLIVSILGLIALIGSAILVPSNLKKAVPAKISEQLKVLTQPRLLLVYAITAVGYGGTFVAFTYLAPILEQVSGFESSSIGLIMLVYGVSVAIGNIWGGKLADRMGPVKALTGIFSALAIILFVFTFTAGNQIGAVLTLLIWGAFAFGNVPGLQVYVVQLAQKHTPNAVDVASGLNIAAFNVGIAIGSIIGGVVVEDMELMDTPWVGASIVIFAIVLTRLSGFLDSREQVKAI; this is translated from the coding sequence ATGCCCTTAGCATTATTGGCGCTTACACTCAGCGCATTCGCTATAGGAACAACTGAGTTTGTAATTGTTGGCTTAGTACCAACTATTGCAGCAGACTTAGGTGTTTCACTACCATCAGCAGGCTTATTAGTCAGCTTATACGCACTTGGTGTAGCTATTGGTGCGCCAGTGCTAACAGCATTAACCGGTCGTTGGAATCGTAAATCTGTTTTATTGGTTTTAATGGCTTTATTTGTCGCAGGTAACCTACTTGCTTGGCAAGCCCCAAGTTATGAAACCCTAATAGTAGCCCGAATCCTAACAGGGTTGGCTCATGGCGTGTTTTTCTCTATTGGTTCAACCATTGCAACGAGCTTAGTTGCTAAAGAAAAAGAAGCCAGCGCAATCGCAATCATGTTTACAGGCTTAACCGTAGCCTTAGTGACCGGTGTGCCTTTAGGTACGTGGATTGGGCAAGAACTGGGCTGGAGAGCAACATTTTTAATCGTTTCTATATTGGGCTTAATCGCACTTATTGGTAGCGCGATTCTTGTACCATCAAACTTAAAAAAAGCGGTACCGGCAAAAATCTCAGAGCAACTAAAAGTGCTAACACAGCCTAGATTACTTTTAGTTTACGCTATTACAGCTGTTGGCTACGGCGGCACTTTCGTAGCCTTTACCTATTTAGCCCCAATTTTAGAGCAGGTTTCTGGTTTCGAATCCAGTTCAATTGGCTTAATTATGCTTGTTTATGGAGTTTCAGTAGCAATAGGCAATATTTGGGGTGGAAAACTAGCTGACCGCATGGGGCCAGTAAAAGCGTTAACAGGTATTTTTAGCGCACTCGCTATCATTCTTTTTGTATTTACATTTACAGCTGGTAATCAAATTGGCGCTGTTTTAACACTACTTATCTGGGGCGCCTTCGCTTTTGGTAACGTACCAGGTCTGCAAGTCTATGTTGTGCAGCTAGCACAAAAACATACGCCTAATGCTGTAGATGTTGCATCTGGTTTAAATATAGCCGCTTTTAATGTCGGTATTGCAATTGGCTCAATCATTGGCGGTGTTGTTGTAGAAGACATGGAGTTAATGGACACACCTTGGGTAGGCGCATCAATTGTTATATTTGCCATTGTATTAACACGACTATCGGGTTTTCTAGATTCACGAGAACAAGTGAAAGCTATTTAA
- a CDS encoding cyclase family protein — translation MKAHKKLKIATALSAVLTLSAGVNAADQVPTSKWGADDEIGAMNYITPSSVLTASKLIKQGKVYALGMAVNKDTPAFRHRYFEVHTSQPEPKTFGTNKFTYVDDQIIGWTGVGSQINGLAHYGRDNVHYNGHKVSDFMTVTGVKKLGLEKVPPMVSRGVLLDMRPYFNQDIVSEGTTFNKKEIDAVAKQQGVDIQKGDVVLFCTGWSDLMGKDNERYLAGGPGIGVEGGKYLAEKGVIAVGADNWSSEAVPHEDPSLSFPVNQMMATNYGVHVLENILCDDLAKDQAWEFMFVLGHPLYEGSTQVQINPVAIL, via the coding sequence ATGAAAGCACATAAAAAATTGAAAATAGCCACTGCTCTAAGTGCAGTACTTACACTTTCTGCTGGTGTTAACGCGGCCGATCAAGTACCTACTTCAAAGTGGGGGGCTGATGATGAAATTGGCGCAATGAATTACATTACTCCAAGCTCAGTATTAACGGCATCAAAATTGATAAAGCAAGGTAAAGTGTATGCTTTAGGCATGGCGGTAAATAAAGATACTCCAGCGTTTCGTCACCGTTACTTTGAAGTTCATACGTCGCAGCCTGAACCTAAAACATTTGGTACAAATAAATTTACTTATGTCGATGACCAAATTATTGGCTGGACTGGTGTAGGCTCTCAAATTAATGGCCTTGCGCACTATGGTCGCGACAACGTTCATTATAACGGCCATAAAGTATCTGATTTTATGACTGTAACAGGTGTTAAAAAACTCGGTCTAGAGAAAGTCCCACCAATGGTTTCTCGTGGTGTATTATTAGATATGCGTCCTTATTTTAACCAAGATATAGTGAGCGAAGGCACCACCTTTAATAAAAAAGAAATTGACGCAGTAGCCAAACAACAAGGCGTAGATATTCAAAAAGGCGATGTTGTTTTATTTTGTACCGGTTGGTCTGACTTAATGGGTAAAGATAACGAACGTTACCTTGCGGGCGGCCCAGGTATTGGTGTTGAAGGTGGTAAGTACCTTGCCGAAAAAGGCGTTATTGCAGTAGGTGCCGATAACTGGTCATCTGAAGCCGTTCCGCATGAAGACCCTAGTCTTTCATTTCCTGTAAACCAAATGATGGCCACAAATTACGGCGTACACGTGCTTGAAAACATTTTGTGTGACGACCTAGCAAAAGATCAAGCATGGGAATTTATGTTTGTACTTGGCCACCCTCTATACGAAGGCTCTACTCAGGTGCAAATTAACCCTGTCGCTATTTTGTAA
- a CDS encoding L-dopachrome tautomerase-related protein, with product MKIKKHVLAIAAIVSASLSSASVMAADLELVAKFEDARPGNPTLTVDGKLIVTMSALVNPDIHVREVLADGSTRPYPNLEWAGKAGEHGKGIASTIGIKADTNGILWVLDMGNKQHTPKLIGWDTYANKLHRSIVFPSGVVDKHSFIQDIAIDTKRNRAYLADMTLDKKTGTTPAPAILVVDLETGEVRRTLENHESFQSDGKPIFVEGRIVAHSDSKGDAVYHQYGLNPIAIDPQQEWVYFGPMGGTTIHRIPADALADDSLNYEQLSGFIEFYRNKPRTDGFTVDAHGDVYVTDVENSAIGVVKEDGYHVVVQDEKLSWPDGVALSQDGWLYVVANQLHNLPGLNQGKDASKPPFTIYKINVNDVE from the coding sequence ATGAAAATAAAAAAACACGTACTTGCTATTGCTGCAATCGTTTCAGCCTCACTCAGCTCAGCATCTGTAATGGCAGCTGATTTAGAGTTAGTTGCTAAATTTGAAGACGCTCGCCCGGGTAACCCAACACTTACTGTAGATGGCAAATTAATAGTAACTATGTCTGCACTGGTGAACCCAGATATACATGTGCGAGAAGTGCTGGCTGATGGCTCAACCAGACCCTACCCAAATTTAGAATGGGCCGGAAAAGCGGGCGAGCATGGTAAAGGCATCGCATCTACTATAGGTATAAAAGCCGATACAAATGGTATTTTGTGGGTGCTAGATATGGGCAACAAGCAACATACACCAAAATTAATCGGTTGGGACACGTATGCTAATAAGCTACATCGTTCTATTGTTTTTCCAAGTGGTGTAGTAGATAAACACTCGTTTATTCAAGATATTGCTATAGATACTAAACGTAATCGTGCTTATTTGGCCGATATGACACTTGATAAAAAAACAGGCACTACACCAGCTCCCGCTATTTTAGTAGTGGACCTAGAAACAGGTGAAGTGCGTCGCACATTAGAAAACCATGAGTCTTTCCAGTCAGATGGTAAACCTATTTTTGTAGAGGGCAGAATTGTTGCTCATTCAGATAGTAAAGGTGACGCTGTTTATCATCAATACGGCTTAAACCCTATCGCTATCGACCCTCAACAAGAGTGGGTATATTTTGGCCCAATGGGTGGCACCACTATTCACCGTATTCCGGCAGATGCCTTGGCTGATGACTCACTAAACTACGAACAACTCAGTGGCTTTATTGAGTTTTATAGAAACAAGCCACGTACAGACGGCTTTACTGTTGATGCGCATGGTGATGTTTACGTCACTGACGTTGAAAATAGCGCTATTGGTGTTGTAAAAGAAGATGGCTATCACGTGGTGGTACAAGATGAAAAGCTTTCGTGGCCTGATGGTGTTGCCTTAAGCCAAGATGGTTGGCTATATGTGGTAGCTAACCAGCTTCATAATTTACCTGGCTTAAACCAAGGGAAAGACGCGAGTAAGCCTCCGTTTACTATTTACAAAATCAATGTAAATGACGTTGAGTAA
- a CDS encoding DcaP family trimeric outer membrane transporter, protein MNYLKIKPTLLATLTALVTSNAYASSLNQTDITIGGYIKADLMLSHYSNGAPDTNSISRQSYIPGTISGDSNNGKNVLDFHARESRFNIAAQNDIDGVKVSGFIELDFMTHFDGSERIDNGYSPRLRLAYLNYDKWTIGQNWSTFQNPSVLPDNLDFSSAADGSPFIRQGQIRYTNGKFQVSLENPESTFTSVETESRVTSGSGWLPDVVLRYNFLNENNAQLNLSSVFRRVSLDSKVNQDKIKADEFGYGVSLAGKLPIGNMDDFRFTITAGEGLGRYAALNYINAATLNAEGDTKRIRTVSGFMAYRHFWNEKLRSSLTLSGITADNPTVISNKAINKSSYSGYVNLLYSPTANTTFGVELMHANNKQENGTDVELTRLMFSAKYSF, encoded by the coding sequence ATGAACTATTTAAAAATCAAACCAACACTGTTAGCTACACTTACTGCATTAGTTACATCAAATGCTTATGCGTCATCACTTAACCAAACAGACATTACGATTGGTGGTTACATAAAAGCAGATTTAATGCTTAGTCATTATAGTAATGGCGCGCCAGATACTAATTCGATTTCTAGGCAATCTTATATTCCGGGGACCATTTCAGGTGATTCAAACAATGGTAAAAATGTTTTAGATTTTCATGCCAGAGAAAGTCGTTTCAATATCGCAGCGCAAAATGATATTGATGGCGTAAAAGTCAGCGGCTTTATAGAGCTCGATTTTATGACGCACTTTGATGGAAGTGAAAGAATTGACAATGGTTACTCTCCACGGCTGAGGCTCGCTTATTTAAATTATGATAAATGGACCATAGGGCAAAATTGGTCAACGTTCCAAAATCCATCAGTTTTGCCTGATAATTTAGATTTTTCTAGCGCAGCAGATGGTTCGCCATTTATACGCCAAGGGCAAATACGTTATACCAATGGTAAGTTTCAAGTGTCATTAGAAAACCCTGAAAGCACGTTTACAAGTGTAGAGACTGAATCAAGAGTAACATCGGGCTCTGGCTGGTTACCTGATGTTGTATTGAGATACAATTTTCTTAATGAAAATAATGCTCAACTTAACCTATCATCCGTTTTTAGAAGAGTTTCTTTGGACTCTAAAGTTAACCAAGACAAAATTAAAGCAGATGAATTCGGTTATGGGGTGAGTTTGGCCGGTAAGTTACCCATAGGCAATATGGATGACTTTCGATTTACTATTACAGCGGGTGAAGGGCTAGGTCGCTACGCAGCATTAAATTACATTAATGCGGCGACATTAAACGCAGAAGGGGATACCAAACGCATTAGAACGGTGTCTGGTTTTATGGCTTATAGGCATTTTTGGAATGAAAAACTACGCTCTAGTTTAACTTTATCGGGTATTACGGCAGATAATCCAACGGTGATTTCTAATAAAGCGATTAATAAATCAAGCTATTCTGGTTATGTAAATTTACTTTATTCACCGACTGCAAATACAACCTTTGGCGTGGAGTTAATGCATGCAAACAATAAACAAGAAAATGGTACTGATGTAGAGCTGACTCGATTAATGTTTTCGGCTAAATACAGTTTTTAA
- a CDS encoding LysR family transcriptional regulator yields MLIKSKNEDLETFITIANTGSFTSAANQLDTQVAKVSRAITRLECDLKVTLFNRSTRRIDLTEEGQLFLEYVTEGLDIISRGEEALNNLQSNPAGKLRVDAASPFLYHQLIPYIEDFQLAYPGITLELLSNESIVDLIEKKTDIAIRIGKLSDSNLYAKKLGLSKLRIVASPRYLNKKGAPTCIDDLKEHQIIGFADSPKLNNWFLKDTISLKPSITASSGEAIRQLCINGNGIAVLSDFMVKKDIEKQVLVEILPNSILSPNPREDVHAVYNKNSVLSSRISAFIDFFSTKISL; encoded by the coding sequence ATGCTTATAAAATCAAAAAACGAAGATCTTGAAACATTTATCACTATTGCCAATACAGGTAGCTTTACAAGTGCAGCCAATCAGTTAGACACGCAAGTTGCAAAAGTTTCACGTGCCATTACAAGGTTAGAATGTGATTTGAAAGTAACTTTATTTAATCGAAGTACTCGTCGAATTGACCTAACTGAAGAAGGACAGCTGTTTTTAGAATATGTAACAGAAGGGTTGGATATAATTAGTAGAGGGGAAGAAGCTCTTAATAACTTACAAAGTAACCCCGCAGGTAAGTTGAGGGTCGATGCCGCAAGCCCATTTTTATATCACCAGCTTATTCCGTATATAGAAGATTTTCAACTAGCTTACCCTGGTATTACACTCGAGCTATTATCTAATGAAAGTATTGTTGACCTCATCGAAAAAAAGACAGACATAGCAATCAGAATAGGGAAACTCAGTGATTCTAACCTGTACGCTAAAAAGCTCGGACTAAGTAAACTTCGTATTGTTGCAAGCCCTCGCTACTTGAACAAAAAAGGGGCCCCTACTTGTATTGATGATTTAAAAGAACACCAAATTATAGGCTTTGCAGATTCCCCAAAACTGAATAACTGGTTCTTAAAAGATACTATTAGTTTAAAACCATCTATTACTGCCAGTAGTGGAGAAGCAATCAGGCAATTGTGTATAAATGGAAATGGTATAGCAGTGTTGTCAGATTTTATGGTTAAAAAAGATATTGAAAAACAAGTTTTAGTTGAAATACTGCCTAATTCTATTTTAAGCCCTAACCCCCGAGAAGATGTACATGCTGTTTATAATAAAAACTCAGTTCTCTCATCCAGAATCAGCGCTTTTATTGATTTTTTCTCTACAAAAATAAGCCTATGA
- a CDS encoding TniQ family protein produces MAFLFSPKARAFSEESLESYLLRVVSENFFDSYEGLSLAIREELHELDFEAHGAFPVDLKRLNVYHAKHNSHFRMRALGLLETLLDLPRYELQKLALLKSDFKFNSSAALYKNGVDIPQKFIRYHAEGAVDSIPVCPQCLAEEAYIKQSWHIKWVNACTKHQCALLHNCPECCAPINYIENESITHCSCDFELSCARTSPANILSIEHLNRLLDKSERNDSNPLFNNSTLTERFAALLWYQERYSQTNNFCLDEVVGYFDKWPTVFYKELEELSKNAEMKLIDLFNKTEFKFIFGDAILACPSTQNQRESHLIYRALLDYLVTLVESNPKTKKPNAADLLVSVLEAATLLGTSVEQVYRLYQDGILQTAFRHKMNQRINPYKGVFFLRHVIEYKTSFGNDKARMYLSAW; encoded by the coding sequence ATGGCTTTTCTATTTTCTCCCAAGGCTCGGGCATTTTCTGAGGAGTCGTTGGAAAGTTACTTATTACGGGTCGTGTCAGAGAATTTTTTTGACTCGTATGAAGGGTTAAGTTTAGCTATTCGCGAAGAACTACATGAGCTTGATTTTGAGGCGCATGGTGCATTCCCAGTAGATTTAAAAAGGCTCAACGTTTACCACGCCAAGCACAATAGCCACTTTAGAATGCGGGCTTTAGGGCTACTTGAAACACTACTCGATTTACCTCGATACGAGCTACAAAAACTGGCTTTGCTAAAGTCAGATTTTAAATTTAACTCCTCAGCTGCCTTATACAAAAATGGCGTAGATATTCCCCAGAAATTTATTCGTTACCACGCTGAAGGTGCTGTTGATTCGATTCCGGTATGCCCACAATGTCTTGCAGAAGAAGCTTACATAAAACAAAGCTGGCACATAAAGTGGGTAAATGCGTGCACTAAACATCAGTGTGCTTTGCTACATAACTGCCCAGAATGCTGCGCTCCAATTAACTATATCGAGAATGAGTCAATTACTCATTGTTCATGCGATTTTGAACTTTCTTGCGCTCGTACATCGCCTGCAAATATATTAAGTATTGAGCATTTAAATAGATTGCTGGATAAAAGTGAGCGCAATGATAGCAACCCGCTATTTAATAACTCCACGCTCACAGAACGCTTTGCTGCGCTCCTTTGGTATCAGGAGCGGTATTCTCAAACAAATAACTTTTGTTTAGACGAGGTTGTAGGTTACTTTGATAAATGGCCCACAGTTTTTTACAAAGAGCTTGAAGAATTAAGTAAAAATGCAGAAATGAAGCTAATAGATTTGTTTAATAAGACTGAGTTTAAGTTTATTTTTGGTGATGCTATTTTGGCTTGCCCGAGTACTCAAAATCAGAGGGAATCTCACCTTATTTATAGGGCTCTATTAGATTATTTAGTTACTTTGGTTGAGAGTAATCCTAAAACTAAAAAGCCCAACGCAGCAGACTTATTAGTAAGTGTATTGGAGGCTGCAACTTTGTTAGGCACCTCAGTAGAGCAGGTATATAGGCTGTACCAAGATGGTATTTTGCAAACGGCATTTCGTCATAAAATGAATCAACGGATCAACCCTTATAAGGGCGTGTTTTTTTTAAGGCATGTTATAGAGTACAAAACCAGTTTTGGAAATGACAAAGCTAGAATGTATTTGTCGGCATGGTGA
- a CDS encoding type I-F CRISPR-associated protein Csy2 codes for MHLKELLEITDTTERDRLLRRAFSPYTAMIDITGSEAVALIILLNLTYRKNQVDDLLDKKLAKQALKSEEHINKCIKEIAWFHTHNLKYPDIRVSKQNLAVEPPTLHSYVLSSANYPKTYGWSHDSAKVNFAKLFVSYFKWQDEDYCLAQVLAINSDNWKYAFTSLGLSVKAFKSLCVTIKTSLPEEAIPDSVDRYSRQVRMPYHDGYVAVTPVISHVVQSKIQQVAIDKRARFSSVEFTRPAAVSMLAASLGGVVNVLNYPPKIRSKYHGLSNSRAFKLNNGQTVFNVGALLKPELIKALEGIIFSNDALALKQRRQQKVKNIKELRNTLLEWFLPVFEWRLDVIENGSDLEQLESASDQLEYKILLLPDNELPSLTIPLFRLLNEMLGGVSMTQRYAFHPKLMSPLKAALQWLLVNLTDQKHVLIEEDAEHYRYLHLSGIRVFDAQALSNPYCSGIPSLTAVWGMLHSYQRKLNEALGINVRFTSFSWFIRDYSAVAGKKLPELSLQGAQQSRLKRPGIIDGKYCDLVFDLIIHIDGYEDDLQAVDSKPDILKAHFPSNFAGGVMHQPELNSNINWCCLYSSENQLFEKLRRLPLSGCWVMPTEHKIQDLDELLLLLNSDSKLSPSMMGYMLLTEPMARVGALEKLHCYAEPAIGVVKYETAISVRLKGISNYFNSAFWVLDAQEKFMLMKKV; via the coding sequence ATGCATTTAAAAGAACTGCTAGAGATTACAGACACCACTGAGCGAGATAGATTATTACGTCGTGCTTTTAGCCCTTATACGGCAATGATTGATATAACAGGCAGCGAAGCCGTTGCTCTGATTATTTTGTTAAACCTGACTTATCGAAAAAACCAAGTTGATGACTTGCTGGATAAAAAGCTAGCAAAACAGGCTTTAAAAAGTGAAGAGCATATTAATAAATGTATTAAGGAAATAGCGTGGTTTCATACTCATAATTTAAAGTACCCTGACATTAGAGTCAGTAAGCAAAATTTAGCCGTAGAGCCTCCAACATTGCACTCTTATGTTTTGAGTAGTGCTAACTATCCTAAAACCTATGGCTGGTCACATGACTCAGCTAAAGTTAATTTTGCTAAATTATTTGTTAGTTACTTTAAATGGCAAGATGAAGATTATTGTTTGGCGCAAGTGTTGGCTATAAACTCTGATAACTGGAAATACGCATTTACCTCTCTTGGGTTATCCGTTAAGGCATTTAAAAGCTTATGTGTAACTATTAAAACATCATTGCCTGAAGAGGCCATTCCCGACTCTGTTGACCGCTACTCTCGCCAAGTAAGAATGCCTTATCATGATGGTTATGTGGCTGTTACGCCTGTTATCAGCCATGTAGTTCAATCAAAAATTCAGCAGGTGGCAATTGATAAGCGAGCTCGATTTAGCAGTGTAGAGTTTACGCGTCCTGCTGCTGTCAGTATGTTAGCTGCTTCCTTAGGTGGGGTTGTTAATGTGCTTAATTACCCTCCTAAGATACGAAGTAAATATCATGGTTTAAGTAACTCACGAGCATTTAAATTAAACAATGGGCAAACAGTATTTAACGTTGGAGCACTATTAAAGCCGGAATTAATTAAAGCTTTAGAAGGTATTATATTTAGTAATGATGCGCTGGCTCTTAAACAGCGTAGACAACAAAAAGTAAAAAACATTAAAGAGCTGAGAAACACGCTTTTAGAATGGTTTTTACCTGTATTTGAATGGCGCTTGGATGTTATTGAAAATGGAAGTGACTTAGAACAACTTGAGAGTGCTTCAGACCAACTAGAGTATAAAATACTATTGCTACCCGACAATGAACTCCCTTCGCTAACTATTCCTTTATTTAGGTTACTAAATGAAATGCTTGGCGGTGTGAGCATGACACAAAGGTATGCTTTTCATCCTAAATTAATGAGCCCTTTAAAAGCAGCTTTACAATGGTTGCTTGTTAATCTTACAGATCAAAAACATGTACTGATTGAAGAAGATGCTGAACATTATCGCTATCTTCATTTAAGCGGTATACGTGTGTTTGATGCGCAAGCGTTATCGAACCCTTACTGCTCAGGTATTCCATCTTTAACCGCTGTTTGGGGGATGCTTCATAGCTACCAAAGAAAGCTTAATGAAGCGCTTGGGATAAATGTACGGTTCACATCTTTTTCTTGGTTTATTAGAGATTATTCTGCTGTAGCAGGAAAAAAGCTGCCTGAACTTAGCCTTCAAGGCGCTCAGCAAAGTAGGCTTAAGCGGCCGGGAATTATCGATGGCAAATACTGTGATTTGGTATTTGATTTAATAATACACATTGATGGTTATGAAGATGACTTACAGGCAGTAGATAGTAAGCCTGACATTTTGAAAGCGCATTTTCCATCTAACTTTGCAGGTGGTGTTATGCATCAACCTGAGCTTAATTCAAATATAAATTGGTGCTGTTTGTATAGTAGTGAAAATCAGTTATTTGAAAAGTTAAGGCGACTCCCTTTATCTGGTTGTTGGGTTATGCCAACTGAGCACAAAATACAGGATTTAGATGAGCTACTCTTACTATTAAATAGTGACTCTAAACTAAGCCCATCCATGATGGGATATATGTTACTTACTGAACCGATGGCTAGAGTAGGAGCGCTTGAAAAACTACATTGTTATGCTGAACCAGCAATAGGAGTGGTGAAATACGAAACGGCCATTAGTGTTAGGTTAAAAGGTATTAGTAACTATTTTAATAGCGCTTTTTGGGTGCTAGATGCACAAGAAAAGTTTATGCTAATGAAAAAAGTTTGA